From Butyricimonas paravirosa, one genomic window encodes:
- a CDS encoding bifunctional metallophosphatase/5'-nucleotidase, producing MNHDYFKLHISVLSKLHVCMVLSWIILLFGCQNTGEKEIVIISTNDIHGRIEQFPKLATFVEQIKAKHPNVILVDAGDRFTGNPYVDHAKEKGLPVISLMNDLGYEVGTLGNHEFDFGQKTLRARINDATFPIVCANINSSRGELDSIPPYYIIKKDGIRLGFLGLVQTGADHIPSVNPEQLKDITFDHYLDKVADYRSLKQQCDVLIGLTHLGVDEDSTLATRMPELDIIIGGHSHTLLKTPKEVNNVMIGQTGLKLQYAGLTILKFKQGKLSERSYQSCLIDTITRIDSSMTQKVKYFIDQPKFKEVIGATSLPFKSQESIGNIVTDAMTHSTASDFAFYNQGGIRLSELPQGNITLETILSIEPFGNHIVIHELSLSDIKTLILNHFNQEDRIIDLYVSPGSYTIVQDEQGKGTDVIFKDRNGRPLVKKATYKVALNNYVSVEYDFPGKGKGLHTDISVVNAMIDFIRTNTPLSPTDKRTYLSSVK from the coding sequence ATGAATCACGATTATTTCAAGCTACATATTTCCGTGCTTTCAAAATTGCACGTGTGCATGGTCTTATCATGGATCATATTACTCTTCGGTTGTCAGAATACAGGGGAAAAAGAGATCGTGATCATATCCACCAATGATATACACGGGAGAATCGAACAATTCCCAAAACTGGCCACTTTCGTGGAACAAATAAAGGCAAAACATCCAAACGTGATTCTAGTGGATGCCGGGGATCGATTCACGGGGAACCCGTACGTGGACCATGCAAAAGAAAAGGGACTACCTGTTATCTCATTAATGAACGACCTAGGTTACGAGGTCGGAACGCTAGGAAATCACGAGTTCGATTTCGGACAAAAAACTCTTCGGGCCAGAATAAACGACGCAACCTTCCCGATCGTCTGCGCTAACATCAATTCCTCCCGGGGAGAACTCGACAGTATCCCTCCTTATTATATTATCAAGAAAGACGGTATTAGACTCGGTTTTCTAGGCCTTGTACAAACGGGGGCTGACCATATACCAAGCGTCAACCCGGAACAATTGAAGGACATCACTTTCGACCATTATCTCGATAAGGTAGCGGATTACAGGTCACTAAAGCAACAATGTGACGTACTAATCGGTCTCACGCACCTTGGGGTTGACGAGGACTCCACCCTAGCCACACGAATGCCGGAACTGGATATAATCATCGGGGGACATTCCCATACCCTCTTAAAAACCCCGAAAGAAGTAAATAATGTCATGATCGGTCAAACAGGCCTCAAATTGCAATATGCCGGTCTGACCATATTAAAATTCAAACAAGGCAAGCTCTCGGAACGCTCTTACCAATCCTGCTTGATTGACACGATTACACGGATTGATTCTTCCATGACACAAAAAGTTAAATATTTCATTGATCAACCCAAGTTTAAAGAAGTGATCGGGGCAACCTCTCTCCCATTCAAATCTCAAGAGAGCATCGGAAACATCGTGACAGATGCAATGACACACTCAACGGCATCCGATTTTGCCTTTTACAATCAAGGCGGCATTCGTCTTTCCGAACTTCCCCAAGGAAACATCACACTAGAAACCATTCTCTCCATAGAACCTTTCGGTAACCATATTGTCATTCACGAATTGTCTTTGAGCGATATAAAAACATTAATACTCAATCATTTCAATCAAGAAGACCGCATAATAGACCTGTATGTATCACCCGGAAGTTACACGATTGTCCAAGACGAACAAGGAAAAGGAACAGATGTCATTTTTAAAGACCGTAACGGCAGACCACTCGTCAAGAAAGCCACGTATAAAGTTGCATTAAATAACTATGTAAGTGTCGAATATGACTTCCCAGGTAAAGGGAAAGGGCTACACACAGACATTTCAGTAGTAAATGCCATGATTGATTTCATCCGGACAAACACACCTCTCTCCCCGACAGACAAACGCACTTATCTATCATCAGTTAAATAA
- a CDS encoding RNA polymerase sigma factor, which translates to MGEKEMIKAILEGDQKAFKLLVDTYQVMVVNTCHAFIHDRDEAEDIAQDVFIQVFESLGKFRFESKLSTWLYRIAVNRSINHCKSPRGRAIKVDIESWKQQEVAQSVEMPQQQLLEEQEQLELLHRAIDRLPENQRTALILNKYEELSYKEIAEVMGITLSSVESLLFRAKNNLEKIFNTK; encoded by the coding sequence ATGGGCGAGAAAGAGATGATAAAAGCGATACTTGAAGGTGACCAGAAAGCCTTTAAGTTATTGGTTGACACCTATCAGGTGATGGTTGTCAACACTTGTCATGCTTTCATACACGATCGGGATGAGGCGGAAGACATTGCCCAGGACGTGTTTATCCAAGTCTTCGAATCTTTAGGTAAATTCCGGTTTGAAAGTAAATTATCCACGTGGCTATACCGGATAGCAGTGAACAGGTCTATTAATCACTGCAAATCCCCCAGAGGGCGGGCCATAAAAGTCGATATAGAATCATGGAAACAACAAGAGGTGGCACAATCGGTTGAAATGCCACAACAACAGTTATTGGAAGAACAGGAACAACTGGAATTATTACACCGGGCTATCGACCGACTTCCTGAAAATCAACGCACGGCGCTAATTTTAAACAAGTATGAAGAACTTTCATACAAGGAAATTGCAGAGGTCATGGGGATTACTCTCTCTTCCGTGGAATCGCTTCTTTTCCGTGCGAAAAATAATCTTGAGAAAATATTCAACACGAAATAA
- a CDS encoding Spy/CpxP family protein refolding chaperone yields the protein MKKINKKYLIYWVNIILLMLNTALLVFFCFTPEKTIYKNEDSTISNEFLRKELDFTDEQYKLINELDSIVLRRHQTVLKLLCQRRYQMLNELAKPNPSLEELNKIATSVGHLHKALKTQTARHLLNIKKVCTPEQSKKLEKMFIDLLEINKHCAECAEKCTDQEKCKRCPKFHHYKNIESDSLEINRDSTKNITK from the coding sequence ATGAAAAAGATAAATAAAAAATATTTGATTTACTGGGTAAACATTATTCTGCTAATGTTGAATACGGCACTCCTCGTATTCTTTTGTTTTACCCCCGAAAAAACAATCTATAAGAATGAAGACTCCACCATCTCTAATGAATTCCTTCGCAAAGAATTAGATTTCACGGATGAACAATATAAACTCATTAATGAATTGGATTCAATCGTCTTGAGAAGGCATCAAACCGTTTTAAAATTACTCTGTCAAAGACGCTATCAGATGTTGAACGAACTGGCAAAACCCAACCCTTCCTTGGAAGAGCTGAACAAAATTGCCACATCCGTGGGGCATTTGCATAAAGCATTGAAGACACAAACGGCCCGACATTTACTCAATATAAAAAAGGTATGCACCCCGGAGCAATCAAAAAAACTCGAAAAAATGTTCATCGATTTATTGGAGATCAACAAACATTGTGCGGAATGTGCAGAAAAATGCACGGATCAAGAAAAATGTAAAAGATGCCCTAAGTTTCACCACTACAAGAACATAGAATCCGATTCTCTAGAAATAAACAGGGATTCTACAAAAAATATCACAAAATAA
- a CDS encoding TonB-dependent receptor — MSLKKLFFLSTVIFLIGHMNLFAQSEKVNLSGTIQDAKSGETLPFVVVNIKDLNLWTTSDINGKFSFKDVKKGEYTLTASCLGYKDYEMKINLSKNIEKYILKLEEQTLALKEVTVTATAGNKLNSSSSIKKAALEHVQASSIVDVMQLLPGSLTVNPNLNDISKLTIRDVTGKDATNAFGTAVIVDGARMSNDANMQMASTALSTQGISTSAGTGIDARQIAVDNIESIEVIRGIASAEYGDLNSGAVIVKTKAGKSPLEVRFKTDPKIKQVYAGKGFALGENKGFLNIDADYVQSQNDIRTPAKSYNRLTAQIGYSNVFNPQGRAFSLNAKFKGLTTLDKQKSDPDKQSEEKTKVENQEISLNIYGNWMINKAWLTSLKYTVAGSLGKQYNWDHEQHTTVGAANTNSMESGEHVAGFLPYEYYSDLKIEGKPVYAQAKLTANISGKYGIFYNNFMLGGEWSTKGNEGKGKSFDPNNPPTQSIRPRSFKDIPYINEYSGFVEDKVKIEMGKRSLELSAGSRFTKIDTKGADFDVIVDPRFNARLTLFENRWNKKGWQNLSIRAGWGIQHKMPTLAYLYPDPAYIDKASFSFKDDANNYKLAVITTNVFETDNDRLKIPKSNNFEIGVDFKVLSVNASLAYFKEKLTNGYNQAGYAVPYQYREYNYSSSLTHPEYVNGEVVENGTPVGYRTLQTFGVFQRPDNGITTDKWGIEYSLDFGKIDVIKTSILVDGAFFHTKTFDNSLKMSYETRYINNEPYPYVGLYVGGNNVGNGNLYQRLNTNLRLVTHIPQLRLVFTLGAQCVWMDKSKALSKYQGQCLAYMKDDDGNIVEGNVEKDKTYNKYINPVAYMDREGTIHPFTETEANDPVFQHMIKSGKSTYFVEDSLDPYFMLNLRMTKEIGRFASLSFYANNFTNAKPWRYYKSSGSDFRVNSDISFGAEISLKF; from the coding sequence ATGAGTTTGAAAAAATTGTTTTTTTTAAGCACGGTTATCTTTTTGATCGGGCATATGAACCTGTTTGCCCAATCTGAAAAGGTCAACCTATCCGGAACGATACAAGACGCAAAATCCGGTGAAACACTACCCTTCGTCGTGGTCAATATCAAGGACTTAAACCTATGGACCACGTCTGACATTAACGGAAAGTTTTCTTTTAAAGACGTAAAAAAAGGCGAATATACCTTAACGGCATCCTGTCTCGGTTACAAAGATTATGAAATGAAAATTAATCTGAGTAAAAATATTGAAAAATACATCCTAAAATTAGAGGAACAAACCCTGGCATTGAAAGAAGTCACCGTGACCGCAACAGCCGGAAACAAACTCAACAGTTCTTCCTCTATAAAAAAAGCGGCGTTAGAACACGTGCAAGCTTCCAGCATCGTGGACGTGATGCAATTGTTACCCGGATCGCTGACCGTCAATCCAAACTTGAACGACATCTCGAAACTGACTATCCGTGACGTCACGGGGAAAGACGCCACCAATGCTTTCGGGACTGCCGTGATCGTTGACGGGGCACGAATGTCAAATGACGCCAATATGCAAATGGCCTCCACCGCCTTGTCAACCCAAGGAATAAGCACATCAGCCGGAACCGGTATCGACGCCCGCCAGATAGCTGTCGATAACATCGAGTCTATCGAGGTAATCCGGGGAATCGCTTCTGCCGAATACGGGGACTTGAACTCGGGAGCCGTGATCGTCAAAACAAAGGCAGGAAAATCACCTTTGGAGGTTCGTTTCAAGACAGACCCGAAAATCAAACAGGTCTATGCCGGTAAAGGTTTTGCCTTAGGAGAAAATAAAGGATTTCTAAATATTGACGCTGATTACGTGCAATCGCAGAATGACATTCGTACCCCGGCAAAGTCTTACAACCGATTGACCGCCCAAATCGGTTACTCCAACGTGTTCAACCCGCAGGGAAGAGCCTTTAGCCTAAACGCTAAATTTAAAGGTTTGACCACCTTGGACAAACAAAAAAGTGACCCGGACAAGCAATCCGAAGAAAAGACAAAAGTCGAGAATCAGGAAATCAGCTTGAATATATACGGTAACTGGATGATAAACAAGGCGTGGCTAACCAGTCTGAAATACACCGTGGCCGGTTCCTTGGGAAAACAATATAACTGGGACCACGAACAACATACAACCGTCGGGGCCGCCAACACGAATTCCATGGAATCCGGGGAACACGTGGCAGGATTCCTCCCCTACGAATATTATAGTGATTTGAAGATCGAGGGAAAACCCGTTTACGCACAAGCTAAGTTAACGGCCAATATCTCCGGGAAATACGGAATTTTCTACAATAATTTCATGCTAGGTGGCGAGTGGAGTACGAAAGGAAATGAAGGAAAAGGGAAGAGTTTCGACCCGAACAACCCACCGACCCAGAGCATACGTCCCCGCTCGTTCAAAGACATTCCCTACATCAATGAATACAGCGGCTTCGTCGAGGACAAAGTAAAAATCGAAATGGGCAAAAGATCATTAGAACTTTCTGCCGGAAGCCGATTCACCAAGATTGACACGAAAGGAGCTGATTTTGATGTAATCGTGGACCCTCGTTTTAACGCTCGACTGACATTATTTGAGAATCGCTGGAACAAGAAAGGTTGGCAAAACCTGAGTATTCGTGCCGGATGGGGGATCCAGCATAAAATGCCGACACTTGCTTACTTGTACCCGGACCCGGCCTATATCGACAAAGCCAGTTTCTCGTTCAAAGATGATGCCAACAATTACAAATTGGCCGTGATTACCACCAATGTTTTCGAAACAGACAACGACCGTCTGAAAATTCCGAAAAGTAACAACTTCGAGATCGGCGTGGACTTCAAGGTTCTCAGCGTCAATGCCAGCCTAGCCTACTTCAAGGAAAAACTGACGAATGGATATAACCAAGCCGGTTATGCCGTTCCCTATCAATATAGAGAATACAATTACAGTTCCAGCCTAACCCACCCGGAATACGTGAACGGGGAAGTCGTGGAAAACGGAACCCCCGTGGGTTACCGTACCTTACAAACATTCGGAGTTTTCCAACGCCCGGATAACGGGATTACGACCGATAAATGGGGTATCGAATACTCCCTTGATTTCGGAAAGATCGACGTGATCAAAACATCAATTCTCGTGGACGGAGCATTTTTCCACACCAAAACATTCGACAATAGTCTCAAGATGAGTTATGAAACCCGATATATAAATAATGAACCTTATCCCTATGTCGGCCTATACGTGGGTGGGAACAACGTCGGAAACGGGAATCTCTATCAACGTTTGAACACGAACTTACGCCTCGTGACCCACATTCCCCAATTACGTCTCGTTTTCACGTTAGGAGCCCAATGCGTGTGGATGGATAAATCGAAAGCCTTATCCAAATACCAGGGCCAATGTCTGGCTTACATGAAAGACGACGACGGAAATATTGTCGAAGGAAATGTCGAAAAAGACAAAACCTACAACAAGTATATTAATCCGGTAGCATACATGGACCGAGAGGGTACAATCCACCCGTTCACGGAAACAGAAGCAAACGATCCGGTATTCCAACACATGATCAAAAGCGGTAAATCCACCTATTTCGTGGAAGACTCCCTTGACCCGTACTTCATGTTGAATCTGCGCATGACGAAAGAAATCGGAAGATTTGCCTCTCTTTCTTTCTATGCAAACAATTTCACGAACGCCAAACCTTGGAGATATTACAAATCCAGCGGTTCCGACTTTAGAGTAAACAGCGACATCAGCTTTGGTGCCGAAATCAGTCTGAAATTTTAA
- a CDS encoding DUF4876 domain-containing protein, which produces MKTYHILTLLVVFLFTGCLKEEKMSIGALIKVNMPEGFENTSPEGIDVKLYSTTSGLTYTSKCDASGIATFNVEYGFYEAVAQHRERGENTIDIFNGRMERIVLSERTKDGDTYTINLTHAKLQQLIIKEIYYAACKKDDGTNYTKDAYMSIYNNSDEIAYLDSLCIGTVNPVTSSSPSNFTKPDGSLWDEIPLFMMAWQFPGTGTDYPLQPGEETIIALNAINHVDIASQSVDLSKADFAFWDPLLTGASVPAPGVEPLKMLWRNSGTAFTISLTGPAMVIFKIPTTVAESAQAYAEDPGNLQLDPVKPNASQKFLMIHKDWVIDGVECVTSASKANKRIPNNIDAGFTYIPTSYLGNSVCRKVDEVVDGRTIYMDSNNSSEDFEVVPNTLKNR; this is translated from the coding sequence ATGAAAACATATCATATACTTACGCTTCTGGTCGTATTCCTTTTCACGGGATGTCTGAAAGAAGAAAAAATGAGTATCGGAGCCCTGATCAAGGTGAACATGCCGGAAGGTTTTGAAAATACCAGCCCGGAAGGGATTGATGTGAAATTATACAGTACTACGTCAGGTCTGACCTACACGAGCAAATGTGATGCCTCCGGTATCGCCACGTTCAATGTAGAATACGGTTTCTACGAGGCAGTAGCTCAACACCGGGAAAGGGGAGAAAACACCATCGACATCTTTAACGGGAGAATGGAGCGAATTGTACTGAGTGAAAGAACAAAAGATGGGGATACCTACACGATAAACCTAACTCACGCCAAATTACAGCAATTAATCATCAAAGAGATTTACTACGCAGCCTGTAAAAAAGATGACGGAACGAATTACACGAAAGACGCTTACATGTCAATCTACAACAATTCCGACGAAATCGCCTACCTGGATAGTCTTTGTATAGGAACCGTAAACCCTGTCACAAGTAGCAGTCCAAGTAACTTCACCAAACCGGACGGAAGTTTATGGGATGAAATTCCGCTATTCATGATGGCATGGCAATTCCCCGGAACAGGTACAGACTACCCCTTACAACCCGGGGAAGAAACGATTATCGCGCTTAATGCCATCAATCACGTGGATATCGCCTCGCAATCCGTGGATCTTTCCAAAGCCGATTTTGCATTCTGGGACCCGCTGTTAACAGGAGCATCCGTCCCCGCTCCGGGAGTTGAACCCTTAAAAATGCTCTGGAGAAATAGTGGCACAGCATTCACGATCAGTTTGACAGGCCCGGCCATGGTGATATTCAAAATTCCGACCACCGTAGCTGAAAGTGCACAGGCTTACGCCGAAGATCCCGGAAATCTTCAACTGGATCCGGTAAAACCCAACGCCTCTCAAAAATTCCTAATGATTCACAAAGATTGGGTAATCGATGGAGTTGAATGCGTGACGAGTGCCAGCAAAGCCAACAAACGAATTCCCAACAATATAGATGCCGGATTCACCTATATACCGACAAGTTACCTGGGCAATTCCGTTTGCAGAAAAGTAGATGAAGTTGTCGATGGCAGGACCATATACATGGACTCCAACAATTCCAGCGAGGATTTCGAAGTCGTTCCGAATACATTAAAAAACAGATAG